The following coding sequences lie in one Populus trichocarpa isolate Nisqually-1 chromosome 14, P.trichocarpa_v4.1, whole genome shotgun sequence genomic window:
- the LOC7486786 gene encoding glycine--tRNA ligase, chloroplastic/mitochondrial 2 isoform X3, with the protein MATLALPLVISVLKPQFTRLFLFRSPATVVGRPNANRFFLNRHRPRPRHFTKTTASAISTNSSIQQHSSTNPYNEPQNTSVPTFQQAIQRLQEYWASVGCAVMQCSNTEVGAGTMNPLTFLRVLGPEPWNVAYVEPSIRPDDSRYGENPNRLQRHTQFQVILKPDPGNSQDLFIRSLSALGVDVNAHDIRFVEDNWESPVLGAWGLGWEIWMDGMEITQFTYFQQAGSLQLSPISVEITYGLERILMLLQGVDHFKKIRYADGITYGELFLENEKEMSAYYLEHASVHHLQKHFDFFEEEARSLLASGLPIPAYDQLLKTSHAFNILDSRGFVGVTERARYFGRMRSLARQCAQLWLKTRESLGHPLGTVSEPAQLVSAKELLEAAVKKVHDEQRFFVLEIGTEEMPPQDVVHAGQQLKDLVLQLLEKQRLSHGKVEAFGTPRRLVVCVESLSTKQAEIELEVRGPPVSKAFDQEGNPTKAAEGFCRRYNISLDSLFRKVDGKTEYVHAHVRETARFALEILSEDLPSTISKISFPKSMRWNSQVMFSRPIRWIMALHGDVVVPFAFAGVLSGNLSYGLRNTPSATVQVESAESYEGVMQNAGINIEIEGRKRSILEQSNELAKSVKGRILIQESLLNEVVNLVEAPVPVLGKFKESFLELPEDLLTMVMQKHQKYFAITDDSGRLLPFFIAVANGAINETVVKKGNEAVLRARYEDAKFFYEMDTRKKFSEFRNQLDGILFHEKLGTMLDKMMRVENMITKLTVELGVNEDVIQVVQDAASLAMSDLATAVVTEFTALSGIMARHYALREGYSAQIAEALLEITLPRFSGDMVPKTDAGIVLAIADRLDSLVGLFAAGCQPSSANDPFGLRRISYALVQILVDNDKNLDLVRALRLAADVQPIKADVSMINDDSTSKKIQIIRSLANLHSLHQLSRSPLAGKIFYFPSH; encoded by the exons ATGGCAACCCTCGCGCTCCCGCTAGTCATATCCGTTTTAAAACCCCAATTCACCCGCCTCTTCCTCTTCCGCTCCCCCGCCACCGTTGTCGGAAGGCCAAACGCTAACCGCTTTTTTCTCAATCGCCACCGCCCCCGCCCCCGCCACTTCACTAAAACCACCGCCTCCGCTATTAGTACCAATTCTTCTATTCAACAGCATTCCTCAACAAACCCTTACAATGAGCCTCAAAACACCTCTGTCCCTACTTTCCAACAAGCAATTCAGCGACTCCAG GAATATTGGGCTTCAGTTGGATGTGCAGTGATGCAGTGTAGCAATACAGAG GTTGGAGCCGGGACTATGAATCCTCTTACATTCTTAAGAGTTCTTGGTCCTGAACCATGGAATGTGGC GTACGTGGAGCCTAGTATTCGCCCAGATGATAGTCGTTATGGGGAAAACCCAAACAGACTACAGCGTCACACACAGTTTCAG GTTATACTAAAACCTGATCCTGGAAATTCACAAGACCTATTTATTCGAAGTCTCTCTGCGTTAG GTGTTGATGTTAATGCACATGATATACGATTTGTGGAGGACAATTGGGAGAGCCCG GTACTTGGCGCTTGGGGTTTGGGCTGGGAAATCTGGATGGATGGGATGGAGATCACTCAATTCACCTACTTTCAGCAG GCTGGAAGTCTTCAACTGTCGCCCATATCTGTTGAAATCACTTACGGCCTCGAGCGCATCCTCATGTTGCTTCAG GGAGTTGACCATTTTAAGAAAATTCGATATGCTGATGGCATTACATATGGGGAGTTGTTCTTGGAAAATGA GAAGGAAATGAGTGCGTATTATTTAGAACATGCCAgtgttcatcatcttcaaaagcactttgatttttttgaggAAGAAGCCCGTTCCTTGCTTGCCTCTGGTCTTCCAATCCCTGC GTATGATCAGCTACTGAAGACCTCTCATGCTTTCAATATCTTAGATTCTAGAGGTTTTGTCGGGGTAACAGAGCGTGCTCGATATTTTGGTCGAATGCGTAG CTTAGCTCGTCAATGTGCTCAACTTTGGTTAAAGACCAGGGAATCCCTTGGACATCCTCTGGGTACTGTTTCTGAACCTGCTCAACTTGTATCTGCTAAAGAGCTTTTGGAGGCAGCTGTCAAAAAG GTGCATGATGAGCAAAggttttttgttcttgaaattggTACTGAAGAGATGCCTCCTCAAGATGTAGTTCATGCAGGGCAGCAa CTCAAAGATTTAGTGTTGCAATTGCTAGAGAAACAACGATTGAGTCATGGCAAAGTTGAAGCTTTTGGTACTCCTCGCCGACTAGTG GTTTGTGTTGAGAGTCTTTCCACTAAGCAAGCTGAGATTGAGCTTGAGGTTCGAGGACCTCCTGTTTCAAAGGCCTTTGATCAAGAAGGAAATCCTACAAAG GCTGCTGAGGGTTTTTGTCGTAGATACAACATATCATTGGACTCATTGTTTAGAAAGGTTGATG GCAAAACGGAGTATGTACATGCCCATGTAAGGGAGACTGCACGATTTGCTTTGGAG ATTTTATCTGAAGATTTGCCCAGTACCATCAGTAAAATATCATTCCCAAAGTCAATGCGCTGGAACTCTCAG GTCATGTTCAGCAGACCAATTCGTTGGATTATGGCCTTGCATGGAGATGTGGTTGTTCCATTTGCATTTGCTGGAGTTTTGAG TGGGAACCTATCTTATGGCCTTCGTAATACCCCCTCAGCTACTGTTCAG GTTGAAAGTGCAGAATCTTATGAAGGTGTAATGCAAAATGCTGGaattaatattgaaattgaG GGTCGAAAACGAAGCATCTTGGAGCAATCTAATGAATTAGCAAAAAGTGTCAAAGGACGCATCCTTATTCAGGAAAGCTTACTTAATgag GTTGTCAATCTTGTTGAGGCACCAGTTCCTGTGCTTGGGAAGTTTAAAGAGTCCTTCTTGGAACTTCCAGAAGATCTTTTAACaatg GTCATGCAAAAACACCAGAAGTATTTCGCCATAACTGATGATAGTGGAAGGCTGCTGCCATTTTTTATTGCT GTGGCAAATGGAGCAATCAATGAAACCGTGGTAAAGAAAGGGAATGAAGCTGTGCTTAG AGCTCGCTATGAAGATGCAAAATTTTTCTATGAGATGGATACACGCAAGAAGTTCTCCGAGTTCCGAAATCAACTAGATGGGATTCTTTTTCAT GAAAAGTTAGGAACAATGCTTGACAAGATGATGCGCGTTGAAAACATGATCACCAAACTAACTGTGGAGTTGGGAGTTAACGAAGATGTGATTCAGGTTGTCCAGGATGCGGCATCGCTTGCTATGTCAGATCTTGCTACTGCTGTTGTGACAGAATTCACTGCCCTTTCAGGAATAATGGCACGCCATTATGCTCTTAGGGAAGGCTATTCAGCACAG ATTGCTGAGGCCTTGCTAGAAATTACACTTCCTCGATTTTCTGGAGATATGGTTCCAAAAACTGATGCAGGGATAGTTTTGGCAATTGCTGACAG ATTGGACAGCCTTGTTGGCTTATTTGCTGCTGGTTGTCAACCTAGTTCCGCTAATGACCCATTTGGCTTGCGAAGAATCTCTTATGCTCTA gtCCAAATATTGGtggataatgataaaaatttggATTTGGTTCGTGCTTTAAGACTTGCTGCTGACGTGCAACCCATCAAAGCAGATGTCTCAATGATTAATGAT GACAGCACTTCTAAAAAAATCCAGATTATCAGGTCACTAGCCAACCTCCATTCCCTGCACCAGCTCTCAAGATCACCTTTAGCAGGAAAGATCTTTTATTTCCCTTCTCATTGA
- the LOC7486786 gene encoding glycine--tRNA ligase, chloroplastic/mitochondrial 2 isoform X2 codes for MATLALPLVISVLKPQFTRLFLFRSPATVVGRPNANRFFLNRHRPRPRHFTKTTASAISTNSSIQQHSSTNPYNEPQNTSVPTFQQAIQRLQEYWASVGCAVMQCSNTEVGAGTMNPLTFLRVLGPEPWNVAYVEPSIRPDDSRYGENPNRLQRHTQFQVILKPDPGNSQDLFIRSLSALGVDVNAHDIRFVEDNWESPVLGAWGLGWEIWMDGMEITQFTYFQQAGSLQLSPISVEITYGLERILMLLQGVDHFKKIRYADGITYGELFLENEKEMSAYYLEHASVHHLQKHFDFFEEEARSLLASGLPIPAYDQLLKTSHAFNILDSRGFVGVTERARYFGRMRSLARQCAQLWLKTRESLGHPLGTVSEPAQLVSAKELLEAAVKKVHDEQRFFVLEIGTEEMPPQDVVHAGQQLKDLVLQLLEKQRLSHGKVEAFGTPRRLVVCVESLSTKQAEIELEVRGPPVSKAFDQEGNPTKAAEGFCRRYNISLDSLFRKVDGKTEYVHAHVRETARFALEILSEDLPSTISKISFPKSMRWNSQVMFSRPIRWIMALHGDVVVPFAFAGVLSGNLSYGLRNTPSATVQVESAESYEGVMQNAGINIEIEGRKRSILEQSNELAKSVKGRILIQESLLNEVVNLVEAPVPVLGKFKESFLELPEDLLTMVMQKHQKYFAITDDSGRLLPFFIAVANGAINETVVKKGNEAVLRARYEDAKFFYEMDTRKKFSEFRNQLDGILFHEKLGTMLDKMMRVENMITKLTVELGVNEDVIQVVQDAASLAMSDLATAVVTEFTALSGIMARHYALREGYSAQIAEALLEITLPRFSGDMVPKTDAGIVLAIADRLDSLVGLFAAGCQPSSANDPFGLRRISYALVQILVDNDKNLDLVRALRLAADVQPIKADVSMINDVDKGIRPEIVRSVLAERASSPCLAAKTAYKMEALSRENLFPKVVEAYSRPTRIVRGKDVDTDMKVDEAAFETDEERALWSTFTSTKSKIYPGIEIDEFVEISSELLQPLEDFFNNVFVMVEDERIRKNRLALLNKIADLPRGIADLSVLPGF; via the exons ATGGCAACCCTCGCGCTCCCGCTAGTCATATCCGTTTTAAAACCCCAATTCACCCGCCTCTTCCTCTTCCGCTCCCCCGCCACCGTTGTCGGAAGGCCAAACGCTAACCGCTTTTTTCTCAATCGCCACCGCCCCCGCCCCCGCCACTTCACTAAAACCACCGCCTCCGCTATTAGTACCAATTCTTCTATTCAACAGCATTCCTCAACAAACCCTTACAATGAGCCTCAAAACACCTCTGTCCCTACTTTCCAACAAGCAATTCAGCGACTCCAG GAATATTGGGCTTCAGTTGGATGTGCAGTGATGCAGTGTAGCAATACAGAG GTTGGAGCCGGGACTATGAATCCTCTTACATTCTTAAGAGTTCTTGGTCCTGAACCATGGAATGTGGC GTACGTGGAGCCTAGTATTCGCCCAGATGATAGTCGTTATGGGGAAAACCCAAACAGACTACAGCGTCACACACAGTTTCAG GTTATACTAAAACCTGATCCTGGAAATTCACAAGACCTATTTATTCGAAGTCTCTCTGCGTTAG GTGTTGATGTTAATGCACATGATATACGATTTGTGGAGGACAATTGGGAGAGCCCG GTACTTGGCGCTTGGGGTTTGGGCTGGGAAATCTGGATGGATGGGATGGAGATCACTCAATTCACCTACTTTCAGCAG GCTGGAAGTCTTCAACTGTCGCCCATATCTGTTGAAATCACTTACGGCCTCGAGCGCATCCTCATGTTGCTTCAG GGAGTTGACCATTTTAAGAAAATTCGATATGCTGATGGCATTACATATGGGGAGTTGTTCTTGGAAAATGA GAAGGAAATGAGTGCGTATTATTTAGAACATGCCAgtgttcatcatcttcaaaagcactttgatttttttgaggAAGAAGCCCGTTCCTTGCTTGCCTCTGGTCTTCCAATCCCTGC GTATGATCAGCTACTGAAGACCTCTCATGCTTTCAATATCTTAGATTCTAGAGGTTTTGTCGGGGTAACAGAGCGTGCTCGATATTTTGGTCGAATGCGTAG CTTAGCTCGTCAATGTGCTCAACTTTGGTTAAAGACCAGGGAATCCCTTGGACATCCTCTGGGTACTGTTTCTGAACCTGCTCAACTTGTATCTGCTAAAGAGCTTTTGGAGGCAGCTGTCAAAAAG GTGCATGATGAGCAAAggttttttgttcttgaaattggTACTGAAGAGATGCCTCCTCAAGATGTAGTTCATGCAGGGCAGCAa CTCAAAGATTTAGTGTTGCAATTGCTAGAGAAACAACGATTGAGTCATGGCAAAGTTGAAGCTTTTGGTACTCCTCGCCGACTAGTG GTTTGTGTTGAGAGTCTTTCCACTAAGCAAGCTGAGATTGAGCTTGAGGTTCGAGGACCTCCTGTTTCAAAGGCCTTTGATCAAGAAGGAAATCCTACAAAG GCTGCTGAGGGTTTTTGTCGTAGATACAACATATCATTGGACTCATTGTTTAGAAAGGTTGATG GCAAAACGGAGTATGTACATGCCCATGTAAGGGAGACTGCACGATTTGCTTTGGAG ATTTTATCTGAAGATTTGCCCAGTACCATCAGTAAAATATCATTCCCAAAGTCAATGCGCTGGAACTCTCAG GTCATGTTCAGCAGACCAATTCGTTGGATTATGGCCTTGCATGGAGATGTGGTTGTTCCATTTGCATTTGCTGGAGTTTTGAG TGGGAACCTATCTTATGGCCTTCGTAATACCCCCTCAGCTACTGTTCAG GTTGAAAGTGCAGAATCTTATGAAGGTGTAATGCAAAATGCTGGaattaatattgaaattgaG GGTCGAAAACGAAGCATCTTGGAGCAATCTAATGAATTAGCAAAAAGTGTCAAAGGACGCATCCTTATTCAGGAAAGCTTACTTAATgag GTTGTCAATCTTGTTGAGGCACCAGTTCCTGTGCTTGGGAAGTTTAAAGAGTCCTTCTTGGAACTTCCAGAAGATCTTTTAACaatg GTCATGCAAAAACACCAGAAGTATTTCGCCATAACTGATGATAGTGGAAGGCTGCTGCCATTTTTTATTGCT GTGGCAAATGGAGCAATCAATGAAACCGTGGTAAAGAAAGGGAATGAAGCTGTGCTTAG AGCTCGCTATGAAGATGCAAAATTTTTCTATGAGATGGATACACGCAAGAAGTTCTCCGAGTTCCGAAATCAACTAGATGGGATTCTTTTTCAT GAAAAGTTAGGAACAATGCTTGACAAGATGATGCGCGTTGAAAACATGATCACCAAACTAACTGTGGAGTTGGGAGTTAACGAAGATGTGATTCAGGTTGTCCAGGATGCGGCATCGCTTGCTATGTCAGATCTTGCTACTGCTGTTGTGACAGAATTCACTGCCCTTTCAGGAATAATGGCACGCCATTATGCTCTTAGGGAAGGCTATTCAGCACAG ATTGCTGAGGCCTTGCTAGAAATTACACTTCCTCGATTTTCTGGAGATATGGTTCCAAAAACTGATGCAGGGATAGTTTTGGCAATTGCTGACAG ATTGGACAGCCTTGTTGGCTTATTTGCTGCTGGTTGTCAACCTAGTTCCGCTAATGACCCATTTGGCTTGCGAAGAATCTCTTATGCTCTA gtCCAAATATTGGtggataatgataaaaatttggATTTGGTTCGTGCTTTAAGACTTGCTGCTGACGTGCAACCCATCAAAGCAGATGTCTCAATGATTAATGAT GTTGACAAGGGAATAAGGCCAGAAATTGTTCGTTCTGTTCTTGCAGAACGTGCAAGTTCCCCTTGTCTGGCAGCGAAGACAGCATATAAA ATGGAGGCTTTGTCAAGAGAAAATCTTTTCCCTAAGGTAGTTGAAGCATATTCTCGTCCAACAAGAATTGTCCGTGGCAAGGATGTGGACACTGATATGAAG GTGGATGAGGCTGCGTTTGAAACAGATGAAGAGAGAGCTTTATGGAGCACTTTCACGTCCACTAAAAGCAAAATTTATCCTG GCATTGAGATTGATGAGTTTGTTGAGATATCCTCAGAGCTACTACAGCCGCTTGAGGATTTcttcaataatgtttttgtcATGGTG GAAGATGAAAGAATCAGGAAGAACAGGCTTGCTCTGCTAAATAAAATTGCAGACCTGCCTAGAGGCATAGCAGATCTTTCAGTTTTACCAGGATTTTAG
- the LOC7486786 gene encoding glycine--tRNA ligase, chloroplastic/mitochondrial 2 isoform X4, translating to MATLALPLVISVLKPQFTRLFLFRSPATVVGRPNANRFFLNRHRPRPRHFTKTTASAISTNSSIQQHSSTNPYNEPQNTSVPTFQQAIQRLQEYWASVGCAVMQCSNTEVGAGTMNPLTFLRVLGPEPWNVAYVEPSIRPDDSRYGENPNRLQRHTQFQVILKPDPGNSQDLFIRSLSALGVDVNAHDIRFVEDNWESPVLGAWGLGWEIWMDGMEITQFTYFQQAGSLQLSPISVEITYGLERILMLLQGVDHFKKIRYADGITYGELFLENEKEMSAYYLEHASVHHLQKHFDFFEEEARSLLASGLPIPAYDQLLKTSHAFNILDSRGFVGVTERARYFGRMRSLARQCAQLWLKTRESLGHPLGTVSEPAQLVSAKELLEAAVKKVHDEQRFFVLEIGTEEMPPQDVVHAGQQLKDLVLQLLEKQRLSHGKVEAFGTPRRLVVCVESLSTKQAEIELEVRGPPVSKAFDQEGNPTKAAEGFCRRYNISLDSLFRKVDGKTEYVHAHVRETARFALEILSEDLPSTISKISFPKSMRWNSQVMFSRPIRWIMALHGDVVVPFAFAGVLSGNLSYGLRNTPSATVQVESAESYEGVMQNAGINIEIEGRKRSILEQSNELAKSVKGRILIQESLLNEVVNLVEAPVPVLGKFKESFLELPEDLLTMVMQKHQKYFAITDDSGRLLPFFIAVANGAINETVVKKGNEAVLRARYEDAKFFYEMDTRKKFSEFRNQLDGILFHEKLGTMLDKMMRVENMITKLTVELGVNEDVIQVVQDAASLAMSDLATAVVTEFTALSGIMARHYALREGYSAQIAEALLEITLPRFSGDMVPKTDAGIVLAIADRLDSLVGLFAAGCQPSSANDPFGLRRISYALVQILVDNDKNLDLVRALRLAADVQPIKADVSMINDVRTSSEILARMPPLLVHLAENVIYRQHF from the exons ATGGCAACCCTCGCGCTCCCGCTAGTCATATCCGTTTTAAAACCCCAATTCACCCGCCTCTTCCTCTTCCGCTCCCCCGCCACCGTTGTCGGAAGGCCAAACGCTAACCGCTTTTTTCTCAATCGCCACCGCCCCCGCCCCCGCCACTTCACTAAAACCACCGCCTCCGCTATTAGTACCAATTCTTCTATTCAACAGCATTCCTCAACAAACCCTTACAATGAGCCTCAAAACACCTCTGTCCCTACTTTCCAACAAGCAATTCAGCGACTCCAG GAATATTGGGCTTCAGTTGGATGTGCAGTGATGCAGTGTAGCAATACAGAG GTTGGAGCCGGGACTATGAATCCTCTTACATTCTTAAGAGTTCTTGGTCCTGAACCATGGAATGTGGC GTACGTGGAGCCTAGTATTCGCCCAGATGATAGTCGTTATGGGGAAAACCCAAACAGACTACAGCGTCACACACAGTTTCAG GTTATACTAAAACCTGATCCTGGAAATTCACAAGACCTATTTATTCGAAGTCTCTCTGCGTTAG GTGTTGATGTTAATGCACATGATATACGATTTGTGGAGGACAATTGGGAGAGCCCG GTACTTGGCGCTTGGGGTTTGGGCTGGGAAATCTGGATGGATGGGATGGAGATCACTCAATTCACCTACTTTCAGCAG GCTGGAAGTCTTCAACTGTCGCCCATATCTGTTGAAATCACTTACGGCCTCGAGCGCATCCTCATGTTGCTTCAG GGAGTTGACCATTTTAAGAAAATTCGATATGCTGATGGCATTACATATGGGGAGTTGTTCTTGGAAAATGA GAAGGAAATGAGTGCGTATTATTTAGAACATGCCAgtgttcatcatcttcaaaagcactttgatttttttgaggAAGAAGCCCGTTCCTTGCTTGCCTCTGGTCTTCCAATCCCTGC GTATGATCAGCTACTGAAGACCTCTCATGCTTTCAATATCTTAGATTCTAGAGGTTTTGTCGGGGTAACAGAGCGTGCTCGATATTTTGGTCGAATGCGTAG CTTAGCTCGTCAATGTGCTCAACTTTGGTTAAAGACCAGGGAATCCCTTGGACATCCTCTGGGTACTGTTTCTGAACCTGCTCAACTTGTATCTGCTAAAGAGCTTTTGGAGGCAGCTGTCAAAAAG GTGCATGATGAGCAAAggttttttgttcttgaaattggTACTGAAGAGATGCCTCCTCAAGATGTAGTTCATGCAGGGCAGCAa CTCAAAGATTTAGTGTTGCAATTGCTAGAGAAACAACGATTGAGTCATGGCAAAGTTGAAGCTTTTGGTACTCCTCGCCGACTAGTG GTTTGTGTTGAGAGTCTTTCCACTAAGCAAGCTGAGATTGAGCTTGAGGTTCGAGGACCTCCTGTTTCAAAGGCCTTTGATCAAGAAGGAAATCCTACAAAG GCTGCTGAGGGTTTTTGTCGTAGATACAACATATCATTGGACTCATTGTTTAGAAAGGTTGATG GCAAAACGGAGTATGTACATGCCCATGTAAGGGAGACTGCACGATTTGCTTTGGAG ATTTTATCTGAAGATTTGCCCAGTACCATCAGTAAAATATCATTCCCAAAGTCAATGCGCTGGAACTCTCAG GTCATGTTCAGCAGACCAATTCGTTGGATTATGGCCTTGCATGGAGATGTGGTTGTTCCATTTGCATTTGCTGGAGTTTTGAG TGGGAACCTATCTTATGGCCTTCGTAATACCCCCTCAGCTACTGTTCAG GTTGAAAGTGCAGAATCTTATGAAGGTGTAATGCAAAATGCTGGaattaatattgaaattgaG GGTCGAAAACGAAGCATCTTGGAGCAATCTAATGAATTAGCAAAAAGTGTCAAAGGACGCATCCTTATTCAGGAAAGCTTACTTAATgag GTTGTCAATCTTGTTGAGGCACCAGTTCCTGTGCTTGGGAAGTTTAAAGAGTCCTTCTTGGAACTTCCAGAAGATCTTTTAACaatg GTCATGCAAAAACACCAGAAGTATTTCGCCATAACTGATGATAGTGGAAGGCTGCTGCCATTTTTTATTGCT GTGGCAAATGGAGCAATCAATGAAACCGTGGTAAAGAAAGGGAATGAAGCTGTGCTTAG AGCTCGCTATGAAGATGCAAAATTTTTCTATGAGATGGATACACGCAAGAAGTTCTCCGAGTTCCGAAATCAACTAGATGGGATTCTTTTTCAT GAAAAGTTAGGAACAATGCTTGACAAGATGATGCGCGTTGAAAACATGATCACCAAACTAACTGTGGAGTTGGGAGTTAACGAAGATGTGATTCAGGTTGTCCAGGATGCGGCATCGCTTGCTATGTCAGATCTTGCTACTGCTGTTGTGACAGAATTCACTGCCCTTTCAGGAATAATGGCACGCCATTATGCTCTTAGGGAAGGCTATTCAGCACAG ATTGCTGAGGCCTTGCTAGAAATTACACTTCCTCGATTTTCTGGAGATATGGTTCCAAAAACTGATGCAGGGATAGTTTTGGCAATTGCTGACAG ATTGGACAGCCTTGTTGGCTTATTTGCTGCTGGTTGTCAACCTAGTTCCGCTAATGACCCATTTGGCTTGCGAAGAATCTCTTATGCTCTA gtCCAAATATTGGtggataatgataaaaatttggATTTGGTTCGTGCTTTAAGACTTGCTGCTGACGTGCAACCCATCAAAGCAGATGTCTCAATGATTAATGATGTAAGAACAAGTTCTGAAATTCTTGCAAGAATGCCCCCCCTCCTTGTTCATCTCGCTGAAAATGTCATCTATA GACAGCACTTCTAA